In Nonomuraea sp. NBC_00507, the following are encoded in one genomic region:
- a CDS encoding YbhB/YbcL family Raf kinase inhibitor-like protein: protein MIPREHSHEAGDVSPALEWAGVPDEAAELALLCEDPDAPGGTFTHWLVAGIPPDASGLEAGDELKAFTVGRNDFGTQGYGGPHPPPGDAPHRYFFRLYAMPAPTGLADGFSAAEFRRATKGNVLASGTLVGTYGR, encoded by the coding sequence ATGATCCCACGCGAACACTCTCACGAGGCCGGCGACGTCTCCCCCGCGTTGGAGTGGGCCGGCGTGCCGGATGAGGCGGCTGAGCTGGCGCTGCTGTGCGAGGATCCCGACGCCCCCGGCGGCACCTTCACCCACTGGCTGGTCGCCGGCATCCCGCCGGACGCCTCCGGTCTGGAAGCAGGCGACGAGCTGAAGGCCTTCACCGTCGGTCGTAACGACTTCGGCACGCAGGGATACGGTGGGCCGCATCCGCCGCCGGGCGATGCTCCGCATCGCTACTTCTTCCGCCTCTATGCCATGCCCGCGCCGACCGGCCTGGCCGACGGCTTCTCCGCCGCGGAGTTCCGGCGCGCTACCAAGGGTAACGTGCTCGCCTCGGGCACGCTGGTCGGCACGTACGGACGATAG
- a CDS encoding BON domain-containing protein, whose amino-acid sequence MSPSPLPAWSYPPDRYYYGWRDQHPAVPTDREIKSQLVDRLRDNPHTKDADIRVDVKQRVVILGGDVSTWLAKRAAGDDAWDTPGVVDVSNQLVIRQSGAP is encoded by the coding sequence ATGTCCCCGTCCCCGCTCCCGGCCTGGAGCTACCCGCCGGACCGCTACTACTACGGCTGGCGGGACCAGCACCCGGCCGTGCCGACCGACCGCGAGATCAAGTCTCAGCTGGTCGATCGACTACGGGACAACCCGCACACCAAGGACGCCGACATCCGGGTGGACGTCAAGCAGCGGGTCGTCATTCTGGGTGGTGACGTGAGCACCTGGCTGGCCAAGCGCGCGGCCGGCGATGACGCCTGGGACACGCCGGGCGTGGTGGACGTCAGCAACCAGCTCGTGATCCGCCAGAGTGGCGCGCCCTAG
- a CDS encoding phosphoribosyltransferase, protein MFADRTDAGRRLAARLQHLRGQDVVVLGLPRGGVAVAFEVARELGAPLDVILVRKLGVPIQPELGFGAIGEDGVRVINPAIVDAARLTAGDMEEVEEHEREVLGRRAEQVRAGRPKLPLTGRTALIVDDGIATGSTARAACQVARAQGASRVVLAVPVCPPEAAEQLRADADEVICTETPGDLGGISQWYHDFRQVDDEEVADLLRSAG, encoded by the coding sequence ATGTTCGCTGACCGCACGGATGCCGGACGCCGTCTGGCGGCACGCCTGCAGCACCTGCGCGGGCAGGACGTCGTGGTGCTCGGCCTGCCGCGCGGCGGGGTGGCGGTGGCGTTCGAGGTGGCCCGGGAGCTCGGGGCGCCGCTGGATGTCATCCTGGTCCGCAAGCTGGGCGTCCCGATCCAGCCCGAGCTGGGGTTCGGGGCGATCGGCGAAGACGGCGTACGCGTCATCAACCCCGCGATCGTGGATGCCGCCCGCCTGACCGCCGGCGACATGGAAGAGGTGGAGGAGCACGAACGCGAGGTGCTCGGCCGCCGGGCGGAGCAGGTCCGCGCCGGACGGCCGAAGCTGCCCCTGACCGGCCGGACCGCGCTCATCGTCGACGACGGGATCGCCACCGGATCCACCGCCCGCGCCGCATGCCAGGTCGCCCGCGCCCAGGGGGCCTCCCGCGTCGTCCTGGCCGTGCCGGTGTGCCCGCCCGAGGCGGCTGAGCAGTTGCGCGCCGACGCCGACGAGGTGATCTGCACGGAGACACCCGGCGATCTCGGCGGCATCAGCCAGTGGTACCACGACTTCCGCCAGGTCGACGACGAGGAGGTCGCCGACCTCCTGCGCAGCGCCGGCTAG
- a CDS encoding FkbM family methyltransferase, whose protein sequence is MPPSLKRLRHTIAIGMMRAARSANRSRLTRTVLGGRSIRRFPLVNRIYHMVFRVGVAAGDRDVKVHYRGVVLTGPAWDATIMPSISAGYYEEFEVRVFERLASVSRSIVDVGANIGVYACTGAVRLPTDGRLIAFEPVPENVAYLRRNVEGNELAGRVTVEEMAVGSAPGELTLHLSGEQSGKHSAAVANVGTPAGAVTVPMTSIDAYLDGSGLGQPDVIKIDVEGYEGFVLQGAAQTLASAPTLLFELHPELQANCGGDAGALLDLVFAHYRWVLLVDELDNVLRSCARADLDAPGTIGLYRSNLVAIGRQEHLDAVRQWHDL, encoded by the coding sequence ATGCCCCCTTCTCTGAAGCGACTGCGGCACACCATCGCTATCGGAATGATGCGCGCGGCGAGGTCGGCGAACAGGAGCCGGCTGACCCGCACCGTGCTAGGGGGCCGGAGCATCCGGCGGTTCCCGCTGGTCAACCGGATTTACCACATGGTGTTCCGGGTAGGCGTCGCGGCCGGCGATCGAGATGTGAAGGTGCACTACCGAGGCGTCGTGCTGACCGGTCCGGCGTGGGACGCGACGATCATGCCGTCGATCTCGGCAGGCTATTACGAGGAGTTCGAGGTCCGCGTCTTCGAGCGGCTGGCTTCGGTGAGCCGTTCGATCGTCGACGTCGGAGCGAACATCGGCGTCTACGCGTGTACGGGCGCTGTGCGGTTGCCGACGGACGGACGGTTGATCGCTTTCGAGCCGGTGCCGGAGAACGTCGCCTACCTGCGGCGCAACGTCGAGGGCAACGAGCTGGCGGGCCGCGTGACCGTAGAAGAGATGGCCGTCGGGTCCGCACCCGGCGAGTTGACCCTCCACCTGTCAGGCGAGCAGTCCGGCAAACACTCGGCCGCCGTGGCGAATGTGGGGACGCCTGCCGGTGCCGTCACCGTACCCATGACGTCGATCGACGCTTACCTCGACGGCAGCGGCCTCGGGCAGCCCGACGTCATCAAGATCGACGTCGAGGGGTACGAGGGCTTCGTGCTCCAAGGTGCGGCTCAGACCCTGGCCTCGGCGCCGACGCTGCTGTTCGAGCTGCATCCCGAGCTCCAGGCCAACTGCGGCGGCGACGCGGGCGCACTGCTCGACCTCGTCTTCGCCCACTATCGCTGGGTCTTGCTGGTGGACGAGCTGGACAACGTCCTGCGTTCGTGCGCCCGAGCCGACCTCGACGCCCCCGGCACGATCGGCCTCTACCGCTCCAATCTCGTGGCCATCGGCCGCCAGGAGCACCTGGACGCGGTCCGGCAATGGCACGACCTCTAG
- a CDS encoding sensor histidine kinase encodes MSFHRRLSVQATLTLATGLLSLLALSAVGIVADFAIRVDVEQRVFEDTERAAVDWIGAMNEARPPPPVTASDVNLIQLVNSSGEVESASRAVAGRPALSKYWPSSDDRIQHRTECSATQCVMFTAVRPSPQEEQLLWGGESHIVYAGRAQPAILATHTLELLLGAAVLLASGLFAGVAWILVRQALRPVEAISRRIAQVTVTDLSMRVPQPSGQDAIALLARTANETLSRLQEAVDHQRHFASMVSHELRTPLTGLRTQLEEAQLYSDVDPRTAIDDALVTLERCQLIIDEMLALTRVRTSSHTPQRVDLTALAREEVARQGGKVPIRIHADENVAVFGNPVQIAEVLVNLLVNAQRHALTGVEVSVVRADGHATVSVLDDGAGIPPADRERIFTPFVRLTEGRRRDPHGSGLGLAISRAIAQTHQGMLTVEDSPRGANFVLRLPLAPD; translated from the coding sequence GTGTCGTTTCACCGTCGCCTTTCTGTCCAGGCGACGCTGACCTTGGCAACAGGGCTCTTGTCGCTGCTGGCTCTCAGTGCCGTGGGAATCGTCGCGGATTTCGCGATCCGCGTCGATGTGGAGCAGCGTGTCTTCGAAGACACCGAGCGGGCGGCGGTCGACTGGATCGGAGCGATGAACGAGGCACGGCCCCCGCCCCCGGTCACCGCCTCGGACGTCAACCTGATCCAGCTGGTCAACTCATCCGGCGAGGTCGAGTCGGCCAGCAGAGCAGTTGCCGGCCGGCCGGCACTGAGCAAATATTGGCCCTCATCCGATGATCGCATCCAGCATCGCACGGAATGTTCCGCCACGCAGTGCGTGATGTTCACGGCCGTCAGGCCCTCGCCGCAAGAGGAGCAACTGCTGTGGGGCGGCGAATCCCACATCGTGTACGCCGGTCGCGCGCAACCCGCGATCCTGGCCACGCACACCTTGGAGCTTCTCCTCGGCGCCGCCGTCCTGCTGGCCAGCGGGTTGTTCGCGGGCGTGGCCTGGATTCTGGTCCGGCAGGCGTTGCGCCCGGTGGAGGCGATAAGCAGGCGGATCGCCCAGGTCACCGTGACCGACTTGAGCATGCGCGTGCCGCAGCCGTCCGGGCAGGACGCGATCGCGCTGCTGGCCCGCACCGCCAACGAGACGCTGTCGCGGCTGCAGGAGGCGGTCGACCATCAGCGTCACTTCGCCTCGATGGTGTCTCACGAGTTGCGCACCCCGCTGACCGGACTGCGTACCCAGTTGGAAGAGGCTCAGCTGTATTCCGACGTGGACCCGCGTACGGCGATAGACGATGCGCTGGTCACGCTGGAGCGCTGCCAGTTGATCATCGATGAGATGCTGGCGCTGACCCGCGTGCGCACCTCGTCGCACACGCCCCAGCGGGTGGATCTCACCGCGTTGGCACGCGAGGAGGTCGCACGACAGGGCGGAAAGGTGCCGATTCGCATCCACGCCGACGAGAACGTGGCGGTGTTCGGCAACCCCGTCCAGATCGCCGAGGTGCTGGTGAACCTGCTCGTGAACGCCCAGCGTCACGCTCTGACCGGTGTCGAGGTGAGCGTGGTGCGCGCGGACGGGCACGCGACGGTCAGTGTGCTCGACGACGGCGCCGGCATCCCGCCGGCCGACCGCGAGCGGATCTTCACGCCCTTCGTCCGCCTGACCGAAGGGCGCCGGCGCGATCCGCACGGCAGTGGTCTCGGCCTCGCCATCTCGCGGGCCATCGCGCAGACGCATCAAGGCATGCTGACCGTGGAGGACTCGCCGCGGGGGGCCAACTTCGTCCTGCGCCTGCCACTGGCGCCGGACTGA
- a CDS encoding endonuclease/exonuclease/phosphatase family protein gives MFASRLAQVARRTAGIAAAAVLVITAATTTANAASDVPDRRIRVATFNIHHAQGVDDKLNLERVADVIRTGEADVVGLQEVDRHWSERSEFADQASWLAERLHMHVVYGANLDLDPATPGAPRRQYGTAILSRYPILDSDNTLLPRYEGHEQRGLLRALVQVRGVRVQVFNTHLQHNNANERLEQVRAIQPLVGAREEPVVLTGDLNARPDAPEIRALSDTLSDTWPQAGAGEGYTYPVAGPNARIDYVFTSADVRVESAAVVASDASDHLPLFVDLLVGRRG, from the coding sequence ATGTTCGCGTCACGCTTAGCACAGGTAGCCCGCCGTACCGCGGGAATCGCCGCGGCCGCCGTACTCGTGATCACGGCCGCCACCACCACGGCGAACGCCGCCTCGGACGTGCCCGATCGTCGCATCAGGGTCGCGACCTTCAACATTCACCACGCCCAGGGCGTGGACGACAAGCTGAACCTGGAGCGCGTCGCCGATGTGATCCGCACCGGCGAGGCCGACGTCGTGGGCCTGCAGGAGGTCGACCGGCACTGGTCGGAGCGGAGCGAGTTCGCCGACCAGGCGTCCTGGCTGGCCGAGCGGCTGCACATGCACGTGGTCTACGGCGCCAACCTCGACCTCGACCCGGCCACCCCCGGCGCGCCGCGCCGCCAGTACGGCACCGCGATCCTGTCCCGCTACCCCATCCTCGACTCGGACAACACCCTGCTGCCGCGTTACGAGGGCCACGAGCAGCGTGGCCTGCTGCGGGCCCTGGTTCAGGTGCGCGGGGTGCGCGTGCAGGTGTTCAACACCCACCTGCAGCACAACAACGCCAACGAGCGCCTGGAGCAGGTGCGCGCCATCCAGCCCCTGGTCGGCGCGCGCGAGGAACCGGTGGTGCTCACCGGGGACCTCAACGCCCGCCCCGACGCGCCGGAGATCCGCGCCCTGTCCGACACCCTGTCCGACACCTGGCCGCAGGCGGGCGCGGGTGAGGGCTACACCTACCCGGTGGCGGGCCCGAACGCGCGCATCGACTACGTGTTCACGTCGGCCGATGTCCGGGTCGAATCGGCCGCCGTCGTCGCGAGCGATGCCTCGGACCACCTGCCGCTGTTCGTCGACCTGCTGGTCGGCCGCCGTGGCTGA
- a CDS encoding twin-arginine translocation signal domain-containing protein has translation MADALRRRGFLSGIGTAAGLAALSQVPLEGTALAAPRLRGEE, from the coding sequence GTGGCTGATGCCCTCCGGCGTCGCGGATTCCTCTCCGGCATCGGTACGGCCGCGGGACTGGCGGCCCTCAGCCAGGTGCCGCTCGAGGGCACCGCGCTCGCGGCGCCACGCCTGCGCGGCGAGGAGTAG
- a CDS encoding PhoD-like phosphatase N-terminal domain-containing protein: MASGDPTPGGVVWWTRLVPDPFSPDGGMASRAVPVDWQPAVDESLRNVVKRGPHIKFFDGDRRGYVTCRLDEHEWRPDLRMVPTVSRADATATTFASFVVEDRRPGAVSV, from the coding sequence ATCGCCTCGGGCGACCCGACGCCGGGTGGCGTGGTGTGGTGGACCCGCCTGGTGCCTGATCCGTTCAGCCCCGACGGCGGCATGGCGAGCCGTGCGGTGCCGGTGGACTGGCAACCGGCAGTGGATGAGAGCCTGCGGAATGTCGTCAAGCGGGGCCCGCACATCAAGTTCTTCGACGGCGACCGCCGCGGCTACGTCACCTGCCGGCTTGACGAGCACGAATGGCGCCCCGACCTGCGCATGGTGCCCACCGTCAGCCGGGCGGACGCCACCGCCACGACCTTCGCCTCGTTCGTCGTGGAGGACCGCCGCCCGGGAGCCGTCAGCGTTTAG
- a CDS encoding family 43 glycosylhydrolase produces MRIAAVASLVLSLLSGPSSYANPVSAGFADTFADPAVIRGLDGYWYSYGTSDPLREGEGRHHRLPIARSSDLVEWTYVGDAFGEDNLPPYAAPGSLLWAPEVRYLDGRYVMYFTVTNTASTPHPWDFSIGVATAPSPTGPWTHQAAPVVPPRPAGDSYWNTIDPAQFTDVDGRKYLYFGGFFGGLWVTELTPDGLRTVGQPTQVAIDNKFEGAYVVRRDGFYYLLASSANCCAGPTTGYSVLAGRATSPRGPFVDRDGQPLLASRAGGTPVLDQNGNRWIGTGHHSQLTDLSGQDWMLYHAIDRADPFLDEPYGINERPMLLDRLDWIGDWPVVRAGAGPSERSGEAPVTRGTVDERFTGDLSGWRGSDGWTVHDGFARHGAGNAKAATLIARRGVGGDLRAETDVRLTGRSGGLRIGGATVLVSGDELLVTAGGARRTAALPGGAATWRNLAVTVKGRTISAQVGSADRLGDPRATVRLHSPVPLSGTFGLVAEGQADFDNVSVARLFTPVTRPAAVPRPGTLLDADEFDSEDGKGWQWVREDTSARVTNGVLRWPVQGSDLVGTANTAGVLLRTPPEGDYVVETKVTLDLGEDTVRNYQQAGLVAYASDDDFARLCQVAIWNTRQVEYGRELPFAGRLSYGGNIAGPPAKTTWLRLAHHVDPANGEHEFRAGSSRDGKTWTWAGVWTFPKDTAPRIGLVAHGGAQPAVNAEFDYVRFYRSK; encoded by the coding sequence ATGCGCATCGCAGCGGTTGCCTCGCTGGTCCTGTCCTTACTGTCCGGTCCATCCTCCTACGCCAACCCCGTGTCGGCCGGCTTCGCCGACACCTTCGCCGATCCGGCGGTCATCCGCGGGCTCGACGGCTACTGGTACTCCTACGGAACCTCCGATCCGCTGCGAGAAGGGGAGGGCAGGCACCACCGGCTGCCCATCGCCCGCTCCAGCGATCTCGTGGAGTGGACGTACGTGGGTGACGCGTTCGGGGAGGACAACCTGCCGCCGTACGCCGCACCCGGCAGCCTGCTGTGGGCGCCGGAGGTCCGGTATCTCGACGGGCGGTACGTCATGTACTTCACCGTCACCAACACCGCGAGCACCCCGCATCCGTGGGACTTCTCGATCGGGGTCGCCACGGCGCCGTCGCCGACCGGGCCATGGACGCATCAGGCCGCTCCCGTGGTGCCGCCGCGGCCGGCCGGAGACTCGTACTGGAACACGATCGACCCGGCGCAGTTCACGGATGTGGATGGGCGAAAATATCTCTACTTCGGCGGATTTTTCGGGGGATTGTGGGTTACGGAGCTCACCCCTGACGGGCTGCGGACCGTGGGGCAGCCGACCCAAGTGGCCATCGACAACAAGTTCGAGGGCGCGTACGTCGTACGGCGTGACGGGTTCTACTACCTGCTGGCCTCGTCCGCGAACTGCTGCGCCGGGCCCACGACCGGATATTCGGTCCTGGCCGGGCGAGCCACCAGCCCGCGCGGGCCGTTCGTCGATCGCGACGGGCAGCCGCTGCTCGCCTCCCGCGCCGGCGGCACCCCCGTCCTGGATCAGAACGGCAACCGCTGGATCGGGACCGGCCATCACTCGCAGCTGACGGACCTGTCCGGGCAGGACTGGATGTTGTACCACGCGATCGACCGGGCGGATCCGTTCCTGGACGAGCCCTACGGGATCAACGAGCGGCCCATGCTGCTGGACCGGCTGGACTGGATCGGCGACTGGCCGGTGGTGCGGGCGGGCGCCGGGCCATCGGAGCGGTCGGGAGAAGCGCCGGTCACGCGCGGGACCGTGGACGAGCGTTTCACGGGTGATCTGTCGGGATGGCGTGGCTCGGACGGCTGGACCGTACACGATGGATTTGCCCGGCATGGCGCCGGAAACGCCAAGGCGGCAACGCTGATCGCCCGCCGAGGCGTCGGCGGCGACCTGCGTGCCGAGACGGACGTCCGGCTGACCGGCCGGTCGGGAGGCCTGCGCATCGGCGGGGCGACCGTGCTGGTGTCCGGCGACGAGCTGCTCGTGACCGCAGGCGGGGCCCGGCGCACGGCCGCCCTGCCGGGTGGCGCGGCGACCTGGCGCAATCTGGCCGTCACGGTCAAGGGCCGGACGATCAGCGCTCAGGTCGGCTCGGCCGATCGGCTCGGCGACCCGCGCGCCACCGTGCGCCTCCACTCCCCCGTCCCGCTGTCCGGCACGTTCGGGCTGGTCGCCGAGGGCCAGGCCGACTTCGACAACGTCAGCGTGGCGCGGCTCTTCACCCCGGTCACCCGCCCGGCGGCGGTCCCTCGCCCCGGCACGCTGCTCGACGCCGACGAGTTCGACAGCGAGGACGGCAAGGGCTGGCAGTGGGTCCGCGAGGACACCTCCGCGCGCGTCACCAACGGCGTGCTCCGCTGGCCGGTCCAGGGATCTGACCTGGTCGGCACGGCCAACACCGCCGGCGTGCTGCTCCGCACCCCGCCCGAGGGCGACTACGTCGTCGAGACCAAGGTGACCCTCGACCTGGGCGAGGACACGGTGCGTAACTACCAGCAGGCCGGCCTGGTCGCGTACGCCTCCGACGACGACTTCGCCCGCCTGTGCCAGGTGGCCATCTGGAACACCCGCCAGGTGGAGTACGGCAGGGAGCTCCCGTTCGCCGGCCGCCTGTCGTACGGCGGCAACATCGCCGGCCCGCCCGCGAAGACCACGTGGCTCAGGCTCGCGCACCACGTCGACCCGGCGAACGGCGAGCACGAGTTCCGCGCCGGCTCCAGCCGCGACGGCAAGACGTGGACGTGGGCCGGGGTGTGGACGTTCCCGAAGGACACCGCGCCGCGGATCGGCCTGGTCGCCCATGGAGGCGCGCAGCCGGCCGTCAACGCCGAGTTCGACTACGTGCGCTTCTACCGGAGCAAGTGA
- a CDS encoding carbohydrate ABC transporter permease — MRRYTVLVALAVVFVAPLLWALGTSLKSQTEATRVPPTVWPAEPTARAYGTLFEGTTQTPVLRWFANSLIAATGQMLLVLVVSSLAAYALARLEFRGKRMMFGVIVGTLLVPGFVFLIPAFLIVDALGWLDSLTALIVPGAAGAFGVFFLRQFFLGLPRELDEAALMEGANHWHIFLRITLPLSKPALATLAVLSFLSNWNDFIWPIFVIFSPDYFTLPPGLSILQGAYTIDYPVIMAGAVLASVPVLILFALTQRYVIEGISRSGLKG; from the coding sequence ATGAGGCGGTACACCGTCCTGGTCGCGCTGGCCGTGGTGTTCGTGGCGCCGCTGCTGTGGGCGCTCGGCACCTCGCTGAAGAGCCAGACCGAGGCCACCCGCGTCCCGCCCACGGTCTGGCCGGCCGAGCCGACCGCCCGGGCGTACGGCACCCTGTTCGAGGGCACGACGCAGACGCCGGTGCTGCGGTGGTTCGCCAACAGCCTCATCGCCGCGACCGGGCAGATGCTGCTCGTGCTGGTCGTGTCGTCGCTGGCCGCGTACGCGCTGGCCCGGCTGGAGTTCCGGGGCAAGCGGATGATGTTCGGCGTCATCGTGGGGACGTTGCTGGTGCCGGGGTTCGTCTTTCTCATTCCGGCGTTCCTCATCGTGGACGCGCTGGGGTGGCTCGACAGCCTGACCGCGTTGATCGTGCCGGGGGCGGCGGGGGCGTTCGGGGTGTTCTTCCTGCGGCAGTTCTTCCTGGGGTTGCCGCGGGAGCTGGACGAGGCGGCGCTCATGGAAGGGGCCAACCACTGGCACATCTTCCTGCGGATCACGCTGCCGCTGTCCAAGCCGGCCCTGGCCACGCTCGCGGTGCTGAGCTTCCTGAGCAACTGGAACGACTTCATCTGGCCGATTTTCGTGATCTTCAGCCCGGACTACTTCACCTTGCCGCCCGGGCTGTCCATCCTGCAGGGCGCTTACACGATCGACTACCCGGTGATCATGGCGGGGGCCGTGCTCGCCAGCGTGCCGGTGCTGATCCTGTTCGCGCTGACGCAGCGCTACGTCATCGAAGGCATCTCCCGTAGTGGGCTGAAGGGCTGA
- a CDS encoding carbohydrate ABC transporter permease, which produces MATLTAKASTARAATPVAWSGWATPYLFMAPYLVLFCVFVLAPAIYGVWVSLHDWDFLLEGRPFVGLDNYTALFDPASAVYADFWMSMRATGLFTLLSVPFLVVLPLGIALLLNRSFRGRTFFRGLFFAPYVLGVAVVCLMWRLLLDPNLGLVDWLLGTDIAWTTSLPWGWVALVGVTVWWTLGFNGVIYLAGMQDIPRDLYDAAKVDGAGRWAEFRHVTLPGLRPVMLFVITTTILASANMFGQSYLLTQGAPGGETRTAIVYILDQGLGQYKMGSASAMSYVLTLALIVVSVINFRLFRGRS; this is translated from the coding sequence ATGGCCACGCTCACCGCGAAGGCCTCCACGGCCAGGGCGGCGACGCCCGTCGCCTGGTCGGGGTGGGCCACTCCGTATTTGTTCATGGCCCCGTATCTGGTGTTGTTCTGCGTGTTCGTGCTGGCGCCCGCGATCTACGGCGTGTGGGTGAGCCTGCACGACTGGGACTTCCTGCTCGAGGGCAGGCCGTTCGTGGGGCTGGACAACTACACCGCGCTCTTCGATCCCGCCTCGGCCGTCTACGCCGATTTCTGGATGTCGATGCGGGCCACCGGCTTGTTCACGCTGCTCAGTGTGCCGTTCCTGGTGGTGCTGCCGCTCGGGATCGCGCTGCTGCTCAACCGGTCTTTCCGGGGCAGGACGTTCTTTCGCGGGCTGTTCTTCGCGCCGTACGTGCTGGGGGTCGCCGTCGTCTGCCTGATGTGGCGGCTGCTGCTCGACCCGAACCTCGGACTCGTCGACTGGCTGCTCGGCACCGACATCGCGTGGACGACGTCGCTGCCGTGGGGATGGGTGGCGCTGGTCGGCGTCACCGTGTGGTGGACGCTGGGGTTCAACGGCGTGATCTATCTGGCGGGCATGCAGGACATCCCGCGCGACCTGTACGACGCCGCCAAGGTGGACGGGGCCGGCCGGTGGGCCGAGTTCCGGCACGTGACGCTGCCCGGGCTGCGGCCGGTCATGTTGTTCGTGATCACCACGACCATCCTGGCCTCGGCGAACATGTTCGGCCAGTCGTACCTGCTCACCCAGGGCGCGCCAGGCGGCGAGACCAGGACCGCGATCGTTTACATCCTCGACCAGGGCCTCGGCCAGTACAAGATGGGCAGCGCCTCGGCCATGAGCTACGTGCTCACGCTCGCCCTGATCGTCGTCAGCGTGATCAACTTCCGGCTGTTCAGGGGGCGATCATGA
- a CDS encoding ABC transporter substrate-binding protein, which translates to MQMSLDNLTRRRALGLGLGALVLTGCGGGGGPRQAAQQPATTAAPTTYTGPAVSLSFWNGFTGGDGPFMKRLIEQFNAAHPTIKVTMNVYQWADYYAKVPAAVAAGQGPDLGIMHVDSVATNAARQVVLPLDDVATALALTEADFSPPVWQAGVYKGARYSIPLDVHPLGMFYNKTVLSKAGLDPDNPPKTGEEYLAELEALKKAGIQGHWATPFPFTSSMQFGSLLYQHGGQLFADDASVSRFAEEPGVQALTWLVELVNKGYSPKNVGQDADLIALQNGKNAFNWNGIWSINTLRAVKDLEWGVAPLPQIGTKPAAWAGSHQFVVFKQRTSDQNKLTAAKVFINWISGHSIEWAKAGQVPARKSIRDGAEFQALTEQAAIGSQIDNLYFLPSVAGIGDASAVVDQAINAAILLKKSPKDALTEASAKADKILEQNRKKYGA; encoded by the coding sequence ATGCAGATGTCCCTGGACAACCTCACCCGGCGACGTGCGCTCGGCCTCGGCCTCGGAGCCCTCGTTCTCACCGGTTGCGGCGGGGGCGGCGGGCCGAGACAGGCCGCTCAGCAGCCGGCGACGACGGCGGCCCCGACGACGTACACGGGCCCGGCGGTCTCCCTCTCGTTCTGGAACGGCTTCACCGGCGGCGACGGCCCGTTCATGAAGCGGCTGATCGAGCAGTTCAACGCCGCCCACCCCACCATCAAAGTGACCATGAACGTCTACCAGTGGGCGGACTACTACGCGAAGGTCCCCGCGGCGGTGGCCGCCGGCCAGGGCCCCGACCTCGGCATCATGCACGTGGACAGCGTCGCCACCAACGCCGCCCGCCAGGTGGTGCTGCCCCTCGACGACGTGGCCACGGCACTCGCCCTGACCGAGGCCGACTTCTCCCCGCCGGTCTGGCAGGCCGGCGTCTACAAGGGCGCTCGCTACTCCATTCCGCTCGACGTGCACCCGCTCGGCATGTTCTACAACAAGACCGTCCTGTCCAAGGCCGGGCTCGACCCCGACAACCCGCCCAAGACCGGCGAGGAATACCTGGCCGAGCTCGAAGCCCTGAAGAAGGCCGGCATCCAGGGGCACTGGGCGACGCCGTTCCCGTTCACCAGCAGCATGCAGTTCGGCAGCCTGCTCTACCAGCACGGCGGGCAGTTGTTCGCCGACGACGCCAGCGTCTCCCGCTTCGCCGAGGAGCCCGGTGTGCAGGCGCTGACCTGGCTGGTCGAGCTGGTCAACAAGGGCTACAGCCCCAAGAACGTGGGACAGGACGCCGACCTCATCGCCCTCCAGAACGGCAAGAACGCCTTCAACTGGAACGGCATCTGGTCCATCAACACGCTGCGCGCGGTCAAGGACCTGGAGTGGGGCGTGGCGCCACTCCCCCAGATCGGCACGAAGCCCGCCGCCTGGGCGGGCTCCCACCAGTTCGTGGTCTTCAAGCAGCGCACATCCGATCAGAACAAGCTGACCGCGGCCAAGGTCTTCATCAACTGGATCAGCGGACACTCCATCGAATGGGCCAAAGCGGGGCAGGTGCCGGCGCGCAAGTCCATCCGCGACGGCGCCGAGTTCCAGGCGCTCACGGAGCAGGCGGCCATCGGCTCCCAGATCGACAACCTGTACTTCCTGCCGTCCGTGGCCGGCATCGGCGACGCCTCCGCCGTCGTGGACCAGGCCATCAACGCGGCGATCCTGCTGAAGAAGAGCCCGAAGGACGCGCTCACCGAAGCGTCCGCCAAAGCGGACAAGATCCTCGAGCAGAACCGGAAGAAGTACGGCGCCTGA